Below is a genomic region from Rosa chinensis cultivar Old Blush chromosome 5, RchiOBHm-V2, whole genome shotgun sequence.
TAAAAAATTGATTCTTTCAAAAacaatttattttctcttatatttctaatatatctccgatattttcgatatttttttttttcaaaggccTGAATGCCTGATAATATGTGGATACAAATATTTTAATCAGGACCCTAGTGTTTCTGTAGTCACCGGTTCAGACTGAGTTGCCGCCAGAAGCAGTGTTGTTTGACCGGGGAGACTGCAGTTGACTTTTTCAATAAACCAACCACACAAGAGTAAATGCCATTCTCACCGGCAACCGTTCGCTCATTCCCTCTCTTTCTTGTCCTATAATATTATTCTTATTGCAAACCATTTCGTGTCCTCCTCTTTCTTCCTTTCTGTGTTACTGAACCAAAGAAAATGTTTCTTCTGTGTGTCATTTTATGGTGAACCATATAATAATCCTTAAACCCCTAAGCCTTCTGCCCTCTAATCACGCTCTCTCTGTCTTTTTCTCTCCATACACCAAGTAACCAACCACTCccttcttttgcttcttctCTAATCACTGCCAAATCATTGTCCATTTGTTCTATGCATGCAAAAGTTGATTGGGTCTTGAGTTGATTGTACAGCGAAGATGGGGTTCGTGATTTCGAACTCTAGGATTGGTTTGGTCTTTGCTTTTGGGTTTCtgatgctgatttgcttcactgGGTTTGGGTCTCATGCCCAACTCATTCCTTTACAAGAAGGTAAGTACCATAATGTCATCCTTCTCGCTTCAAAATCATAAcctttttctgggtttgtgaaGATTTTTGGGTTATATTCAACATTTTTTGTGTTGTGCGCATATTGCGTTGCTTTACCAGTTTGATGTTGTAACTGCTCTGTTCAGTAACTGAAATTGGGTACCCTGTTTTCTCTACCTTATCTATCTCTGTGTGTCTgctctgttttgttttctgtgtatcCACACTGTTTGTTTCTAAAAATTTGGACCTTTTTCTCTTCTGGGTTCCATCAAAACCTCATTCAACATCTCCAAACTGGCTCCTTTTGCTAATTCCCTCTGCTCTTTCACTCATTCAAAAACACTACTACCGGACTACCTGAGCACATTAGAAGCTGTCTAGCAGAACTATTAAAAAATTTAGAACAGATAAATTGACATTGATGAGAATTTCCGACATAGATTAATAGTTTTTCAAGATCTCCAAACATGGTAAATTTTCAGTTGTGATTTTTACCCCACATAGAATTCTTGATCTTATCGATGAAGATGAATGTCATATGGGTCCAGAACCTCAGTTCCAGTTAATTGAGCAGTGTCAAAtgtcccatttttttttttttaataaataatttttGTGAAAGACAAAAGCGCTTTGTTTGGGTAGTGTTGTCGTTTTCTTCTGTCCTCTGTACCGTTTCGAATTATTAAATACGATGGGCATGACCGGCGGAAGATACTATTGGTACTTTTCCGGTTGGGGCTCTGTGAATCTGAGATACCTTTTCTCTGAGAATTGCCCCCTTCCAAATTTAGTAATGGAGAAACAAAAACAGTAACCAGCTAACCAGCTCATGAGGGCATAGTTGTCTATTTATGCCAGTACAAGTTGCAGAATGGCACAATGAGCAGTAAAGAGTctatcttgttttttttttcgatagGGAAAGGGTCTATCTTGTTGCTTTGTTTGGTACATGTCATGAATGCCAAAACAACCAAATTTAATATCTttggacattttttttttagggttattatcacaaatggtacctgaacttattctctattttatcgatggtacctgaacttcaattttgatcacaaccagtacctgaacttttcgaattccttttaaatggtacctaaggccaccttcggtcactattccggctaaaaaagccaaatctaagaaaacaaaaaacaaaaaaacatgttcaaggcaagtctattacaaaaaaatcaccactatatatgattgcaaccctcgaaatcatcaaaaatcatcactatgatggtctcccatgccgtttttagtcggaatagtgaccagaggtggctctaggtaccatttaaaatgaaatcaaaaagttcgggtactggttgtgatcaatattaaagttcaggtaccatcgataagattgatgtatagttcaggtatcatttgtgataataacccttttttttaaataattagtATTATTAATTTTCTTTAGGTTTAATAATAAGTATTACATGGGAGAGATTTGGTAGCAAAtataggataatgttgcttctCTATCCAGATTGATTTTGATAAAGAATCTAACTTTAGAATTAGTGAATGATTATTGATTGATTAGCATTAATTTTCTTAGACAGCGTGTGCTAATTAGAAAACAAAGGGTTGGGTTGATGATGAATTATGAATAGGTGTGGAGGATTTTGAATTAGTTTTGGGTTGACTGGTAAATATATTAAATGCGTTTACAACTTTACATGGCTTGTTTTTCTTTGGTATAAATCTTTAAATGCCTAGTTTTGACTCTATCTCCTGGCTTCTAAGATCTGACCTAcagaaagaatatatatatatatatatatatatatatatatatattatctgaTTTTGATTGTTTGATTGAATCTGACAGTTCAGTAGGTGCAGCCGTGCAGGTTTCAATTTTGAGTCCTTGACCATTGCCCAAGTCTTTAAAATCTGCTTAATgtctttaatattttttttttttttgaaatgagggCTTGATGTAGCTACACTCCAACCTTGATTAatgtttttaatatttaacaCTGTACAGATCTGTTTCTTTAAGGTAGAATTTGggtttaaaaattgaaaaaaaaaaaaaagggctcaACTTGGCAAATTTAGACCAAAAGGAAAAAACTTGGTGTGATGAACAGTTTAGTATATCTCTACTGAACCAGTTACTTCATATTACTAATTGATTGGCACATTACAGTGAAAACTCTTGAAACGATATCCCAGAAACTCCAGAATTCTTTTTGGAACAACATCAGCCAAATTTCTTGCCAAGATGGTGGATCAAGCTTTAATAAGAATATCACGGCCAATTTTCTAAGCAATGTCACTTGTGACTGTTCCTTCGCAAACAACACTTGCCATGTCACAAACATGTACGATATCATTACTTTGAAGTTTGATTCCTTTGAATTACACTGCTGAAACGTATCAGACTAATCAAATTTGGtttattcttttttcattcttttccatTTACTGATTTAATTTGAATGTTCGTGTGACAGAGTGATGAAGGGTCTAAATTTAACTGGTATTCTACCTGAGGAATTTGGAAATCTTACTCATCTACAAGAACTGTAAGTGATTCTTTGATAGTTATCTTGATGGACCATGTAaactttagtttttcttcaaatatcCCCTCATTTATTCGATGCAAATTACTCACTTGGATAAAGATAAACACATAAGGATTCTTTCCCTTATTTTAAACTACTTTCCAAGCACACTCTCCTTCAACAATGGCACCTCTTTTTTACTAATGACTATCCAACAATGACAAAGAccaagccttttttttttttttttttaaacagtgATCTCACTCGTAACTACATCAATGGATCAATTCCTGCAAACATTTCTCGTGCCCCTCTTCAGGTTCTGTAAgtgattactctttttttttaatttataactGACCTTTATGAGGCAATAATATGTAGGCTGTTAGCATGTAACTATTGGTATGCTGCAGGTCTCTTTTAGGAAATCGACTAAGTGGTTCTATTCCAAAGGAAATTGGTGACATTGCTACTCTTACTCAGCTGTAAGTATTGCAAGGATTTTATTGACTTATTTCCCTAATTAACAAAAGAAGCTCAGGAATATGTAACCTTaacaaaactgcatttttcagTGTGTTGGAAGATAATCAACTTGAAGGGCCTCTTCCTCAAAACCTTGGGAGTTTGAGTTCCTTGGAGCGACTGTAAGATTGCTCTTCTCATTCTATTTGACATGCAAACTTTTCACACGTCTCTGCAACAAAAGCAGGAACATTTTGTTTATCATTCAAATATTTACAAAGCTACTTTTTCCATTGAACATGATATGGTACATATAACAAAGTTTTCTAAGAGGAACTGTATATGTATATGAAGAATTCAGTACTACATTGCATATATATGGAGAATGATACCATGTTCCTTTTATCTGATCATAAACTTATTCATGATTAACATCAGCACCCTGTTTTGGATTTGGTACCTTATACGTTTTTTCTACCATGCTTAATGGTAATGCCTAACTGACTCTTTCTTTTATTACAGCCTTCTTTCTGCGAACAACTTTACAGGAATAATTCCAGAATCATTTGGAAATCTAAAGAATTTAACCGATTTGTACGTGATACTTTTAGTCAATAATTGCATATATTGGATTTTGAAATATAGAATTCTCATCTTCTTTTTCTGCTGCAGTAGGATAGATGGGAGCCGAATCTCAGGGAAAATACCTACTTTTATTGGAAACTGGACCAAACTTGACAGACTGTCAGTTTCTCATCATTATGTTCATCTTCCTTCTTTATACTCCTTATGAATCAAGTTTTTAAGTGTTGATTATTATATATCATTGTCCTCTGAACAAGTAAATTTGAGCAGGGATATGCAAGGCACGTCCATGGAAGGCCCCATTCCTTCCACCATATCTTTGCTGACAAACTTAACTGAATTGTGAGAAGAACACCCTCCTCTATCTTGTAATTACATATTTAGGGTAGTTATCTGGTTAGTGATTAATAATGGAAAATCTAAAATAACAAAACATGAATATTTCTGTGTTTCTTTGTCTCAGGAGGATATCCGATTTGAATGGATCAAGTATGCCTTTTCCTAATTTGGAGgatttgaaaattttggaaaGAGTGTGAGTACGATATCACAGAAGTCTACTGAAACTATATGCTATGTCATTCTCACAATTTTGCTAACCTGCTGGATATTTGGTTTCTTCTACTTGGCTTAGGATTCTGAGAAATTGCTCGATTACCGATTCTATCCCTGGCTACATTGGAGAGCTgacaaaattaaaggaattgtaAGTGCTTAGAATCAGCATATATTGGTGAAATGCTTAAACTTATTAGTCCATGAAGTCAACAAGAATCCGAGTTTTCGTGCTtgcttataaacttataaatgAAGGTTATTTCTTATAAGCTCCCTCAAAATTAGTACTTGACAAATAGATATTCCTGGAGAGTTGAGTGGTGATTTGGCAAGAGCTATCTCAATTcaggaaaataattaaaataaaaataaaaaggttcTCAGGAGAAGAAAGAAACCACTGATCCTGCTTTCAACAATTTGGATAATTTTatgaatcaatttttttttcctgtaaatCTTGTTCATGGATAACCATTCCAGAATCCAGACCTGAACTACTGTAAATCTTGTTCATGGATAACCATTACAAATCAATTTGATGCctaattttcaatttggtttggTTCAGTTTTGGTCTTACCAAAccaaaactgtttttttttcttttttcttttctttgaaatgCTATCAATCATCAATTGAAATTTGTTGCTTTATACACAGGAGTAGCTCAATAGTGAACTCATATTTGTAATTTATCAAGACAGAGCTCATATGTGATTTTTCTTCTTATAGGGACCTGAGCTTTAACAAGTTGACAGGTGAAGTTCCAACGACCCTTGAGAATCTTGTTGCTCTTGATTACATGTAAGTCTATTCAATAAATAAAGGGAGCATGAGTTTATTTGTGTAAAAGCattgttgtttatatatatttctcaattAGCTGCATTGCATGTTTGATTGACTTTAAGTTTTATGGGTGCAGGTTTTTGACCAACAATTTACTGACTGGAGAAGTACCAAGCTGGATATTGAGCAACAAAAATAACTTGTTAGTCTTCTTCTCTAGTACTAAtctatgtattttttttcttaccggTGTTTGCTGGACTCAAATAATGTACCTTTCATATAATTCTTCTATACACCTTTAATGTCGAGATgaaatgttttttttatattttttatattttatcttGAATTTAAAGTTGCTAACATTGTCATGAACAATCTGTTCCAGTGATTTGTCTTACAACAATTTTAGCGGATCACTTACAATTAGTTGTCAACAGTTACCAGTGTAAGCTCATTAATATCTATAGCTTCTTCTAATTTTTTAGCTCTTTCAGTACGTATTATATGCTACTCATAGTTTAGATTATCTACTAACTTCCTTCACTATCAAACAGGAATTTAATTTCTAGCTTTTCATCTTCACAAAGCTCGTAAGTTCTTTGCTCACTATGTTTCTTTCTCATCGAAATTCACATGAAAATGTAAGATTGACCTTATTTCTTTCAACAAATAGGTGGTGCTTGCAGAAGGACCTCCCTTGTTCCACAAAAGCCAAACGTGAGACTGTGTAGATTCATAAAAGAGTTTACTTTCATGATTTTGGAAGTTGGAACAGCTTAAGAATCCAATTTTAGTTGGTCCTGATGGGTGTCATGTCTAATACAACTTCCATTACATTTTCAGACTATTCTTTGTTTATTAATTGTGGGGGGAGTCGGATGGAATTCAATGGTAATCAGTACGAAGAGGACTTGAGCACTGTGGGATCGTCAGACTTCATTTCCTCATCTGAGAAGTGGGGTTATAGCAGTACAGGTGTTTACATGGGGAATGATGATGCAGACTATACAGCAACAAACACATTGCCTCTTAATGTTAATGGTCCAGAATTTTATCAAACTGCCCGCCTTTCCCCACTCTCACTCAAGTATTATGGCCTCTGCATGCTTAAGGGTAGTTACAAAGTGCAGCTCCACTTTGCTGAAATAATGTATTCAGATAATGACACATTCACTGGCCTCGGGAAGCGCATATTTGATGTGTCAATTCAAGTGAGTAGAACTGGAGTTTTTTTCCTTTCCGTTTATCACTTGTAGAACTTGGTTGTTTTCTTTACAAGATTTAGTATGGCTTTGATAGAGTTACTGTACAGGTTAATTTAGTAATTCAAATTATGTGCAGGGAAATTTGGTTTTAAAGGATTTCAATATTATGAAGGAAGCAGGAGGTGCTGGTAAAGACATCGTCAAAGAATTTAATGTCCTTGTTAATGGTAGCACTCTAGAAATCCACTTATACTGGAAAGGAAAAGGAACTACTGCAATACCTGATAGGGGTGTCTATGGACCTCTTATATCTGCAATTACTGTGACACCAAGTAAGTTTCATTCACACTATAGACTGTTACTTTTCTTTCCATTCATGCATTATAAGAACTACTCTTTCCTTTGTAGATTTTAAGGTTGATATTGGTGGTGGGGGCCTATCTGCTGGAGCTATTGCTGGCATTGTAGTAGCATCATGTGTGttgattgtattgattttgGCAGTCCTTCGATATATGGGTTACTTGGGGGGCAAAGACCTTGAAGATAAAGGTAATGATATTCTCTTCATACAAAAATGTTCCTTGTTGCACCAATTTCTACGTAGGAACTGCTTCCCAGCATGTTAACTTTCTCCCTTGAATGATTGACACTAAAAAGAACTGAAATTTCAAGGGAAGAAACTTCATGCTTTGATTGTGAACTATAGAAAAACGACTCAAGTGTGAGTAACAGAGTTCTGTCGATTTCATTTACAAGACATCTCTTTGGACAAAATATAGGTCTCTGTTTATAGGCCACGCTTAAAATGTACATTATCCAAACTTCCAAAACACATAGCCAACCTAGTAAATTACAAATCGGTAGAGTTGAGAATAAGAAGTTTCGAGCCTAGGACCCAAATTAAAGCTTTGATACCATGGTTAATCAGAAGACCCAAACTGGTTGGAGATGAGTCTATGATGTGTCTTACACTAACAGTGTGTCTACTGAATTTGGGGTACATTTTGACCGCCAAAAAAAGACATGAATTCAGAGTGAAAATGTCTGGTCGGCAATGTCCTGAACACCACGACAGGCaacaaattttcattttcttgttttcaGTCTGTTTCTTTAGTGTTTGATAAATAGCTAAAATCTTTCCTTTTGGCAGAACTGCGTGGGCTAGAACTACAAACAGGTTATTTCACCTTACGACAAATTAAAGCTGCCACTGGTAACTTTGATCCTTCAAATAAGATAGGTGAAGGAGGTTTTGGGCCTGTTTACAAGGTAAGGATTTGTATGAATGTCTTTCAATTTTAGCGGTAAGTGTAGACATATTCTGAAATAAGCTTGCTTGATCTTAGGGGGTACTACCAGATGGTGCTGTAATTGCTGTTAAGCAGCTCTCATCTAAATCAAAGCAAGGGAACCGTGAATTTGTTAATGAGATAGGCATGATATCTGCTTTGCAACACCCAAATCTCGTGAAGCTTTTCGGTTGCTGTATCGAAGGAAACCAGTTATTGCTTATATATGAATACATGGAAAACAATAGTCTTGCCCGTGCACTTTTTGGTAAAGCCTGCAACGTTATCTGCATAATGTTAAGTTTAGAAGTCTTGTATTTGATGTTCTTGTCCCTGTAATTGTAGGTCGTGAGGAACAACGGCTACACTTGGACtggaaaacaagaaagaagatatgcatgGGGATAGCGAGAGGGTTGGCCTATCTTCATGAAGAATCAAGGTTGAAAATTGTTCACAGGGATATAAAGGCAACTAATGTCCTGCTTGATAAGGATCTGAATGCCAAAATATCTGATTTTGGTTTAGCTAAGCTGGATGAAGAAGAGAACACACATATCAGCACTCGAATAGCTGGAACAATGTGAGCTCTCTCTCATATCCTTTTGCTTCCCTAAGATGTCTTAGTATGGCTTTGTGTCATTTATGTTTCCTGAGTTAGAATATATGGCTTCCCTAATGCATTGCCAAATACTTTAATACTTTCATTTACGGTTTTCTTATAGTTCTCTTAGCCTTAATTTGTTAACGGTTAACTGCAATATTCTCACTTATTTGGAGTTATTTACCATTTCTACAGAGGCTATATGGCACCTGAATACGCAATGAGGGGATACTTGACTGACAAAGCAGATGTGTATAGTTTTGGTATTGTTGCCTTAGAAATAGTCAGTGGAAAGAGCAACACAAATTACAGACCAAAGGAGGAGTACGTGTATCTCCTTGACGGGGTAAGCTTCATATAATATATTCTGTAATCTTCAGAGGTTTTGTTTGTCCACTCTTCATGTAAGTAGTTTATTCCTGTTGTACTTGAAATAGGCAGAAATTGTGTGGAAATAAGTATTTTTCAAAATGGTTTTCAGGGTTCAAACACTCTCGAACAACCTGTCTCCTACAAATAAAATATTTGTAGTTCttcaattttcatgttttacATCCACACACTGTTGTGTTAAATTAAGTATGCTCTTTTAATTTTAACTTGGATATATTCAAAAGTTGATAGATGTTTTTGTTTTATAGGCCTATGTCCTACAAGAGCAAGGAAATATGTTAGAACTTGTGGATCCAGATCTTGGTTCAAACTACTCCAAAGAAGAGGCGATGACAATGCTTAACTTGGCGCTTTTATGCACCAATCCATCTCCCACTCTCAGACCACCCATGTCATCTGTCGTAAGCATGCTTGAAGGTAAAAGTCCGATTCAGGCACCATTAATCAAGCGCGACACGATGGAGCAGGATGCGAGGTTCAAAGCCTTTGAGAGACTATCACAAGACAGCCAAACACCTGTTTCAACTTTCTCGCAAGATAGTCATGTAAGAGGAACATCAATGGAAGGTCCATGGATTGATTCTTCCGTTTCTCTCGCTAGTAAAAATGAGTCCCATgaacattcttcaacaagcatGCAACTCAAGGATCTGTATGATGTAAACTTACAGTGAAGACATGTTTAGTAAAGGTGAAGGATTTGAAACTCTTTCTCAATTGGATTTGGTCCAAATTATTTTGTAAAGGGGTAGTTACACTAGGAGAAACGGTATTATTAAAGATTTGTTGCATGACTGCATCTGGAATTGGTAGGTTCTACCAATTAGTAATGGATTGATAAACTTCATGTTTGGAAAATTGTTATGTCCTTAAATGTTGAATAAAATGTTAGTATAGGACTAGGTTTTTCAAGCCCGATAAGATTAGATTGGATTTAGATTCCTTGTCCGATAAGGATATACTTTCCTTTGTGGATTAGGATTTACTTTCTTTATTACTAACACACATTATACCTCTATATAAAACCCCCCAGGGTCGTAATTGGGTGCATAAAATTGTCTGCTAACTATTCGATTCACTCATAAGAATGACGAGCGGTGTCGTCTACCTGAATGTTGTTCAGGATGTGATCAACAAGGTCAGACCAGAGTTCATTGATGGCCCCGGAGAAAAATTACTCGTGCAGCTTCAAGCAACTTGGGAGGCCAAGATGATGCAGGCCGGTGTTGTTGGTACGCCTGCTGTGGATCTCAATGTACCAGCGTTCCCTCAATTCCCGTTACACGTTCCGGTTCAACTACAACCGCCTCTACCGGCAACTGGAGAAAACTTGTATGACACTATTCCTACGGGAGCACCATTCATGCAACCTCCTTATCCTCGGATGACCTCTCAAACATATCAGACCGCTGGTGACGGGTTTATAACCCAGCAAGTTGGAGCCGGAGAGGTCTTTAAGATCGAGGATAGTGGAGGGAGCAGTAGTACTTCTGCGAAGGTAGAGGGGAATGATGAGCCCCCACTGAATGAAGATGACGACGACGATTTGGATGATGTGGAGGAGGGAGAGGAGGAGCTGAACACACAGAATTTGGTGTTGGCTCAGTTTGAGAAGGTGAAACGCACAAAGAGCAAGTGGAAGTGCACCCTCAAGGATGGCATTATGCACATGAACAATAAGGATATCCTCTTCAATAAGGCCGCAGGAGATTTTGACTTCTGATTTCTTATGATTTTATTGTTGCCTTAGCAGAGCTTATCCGCTGTTTACCATATGTTCTCTCATTTGGGGTTTTCATACTTTTCCTTCTGAATATATACTAAGAACAAGCTTGAGGCTAGGGCATGAAAAAACTAGATGCTTCTAGCTAGCTGTTTTGAAGATTCGATTGCTGGTTTTATATTATTGACCTAAAGAGAAGTAACATTTCATTTCAACGACAACTAGCAGTACAACATTGTCTCCGCATCTGGTGCAATCTTACGATTATGCAGTAGCACGTTAGCGTGATTTCGATATAGCTTTTGCAGAGCTGGCAATAAGATGGTTTTGGTGAAGTAGTAACCACACATATATAGTTTTTAGTTGACTTGATGCATCAGTTAAGCGACCAGCTGCAATCTAATTAATATCCGTTGGACGTGCAAGAAGCCAAGAAGTAATTTAATTCCTTGTGTCTAAAACAAGCCATACGTATAAGAAAGCTGTCAAGTCAGGTGGATCAAAGTGCAAGGAAGCATATATCAAATACGTGGCGAGCTAGGACTTGCCGAGTGGCAAGTGATGGGTTCCACCATGAGTTTGATCACTT
It encodes:
- the LOC112167956 gene encoding probable LRR receptor-like serine/threonine-protein kinase At1g53430 → MGFVISNSRIGLVFAFGFLMLICFTGFGSHAQLIPLQEVKTLETISQKLQNSFWNNISQISCQDGGSSFNKNITANFLSNVTCDCSFANNTCHVTNIVMKGLNLTGILPEEFGNLTHLQELDLTRNYINGSIPANISRAPLQVLSLLGNRLSGSIPKEIGDIATLTQLVLEDNQLEGPLPQNLGSLSSLERLLLSANNFTGIIPESFGNLKNLTDFRIDGSRISGKIPTFIGNWTKLDRLDMQGTSMEGPIPSTISLLTNLTELRISDLNGSSMPFPNLEDLKILERVILRNCSITDSIPGYIGELTKLKELDLSFNKLTGEVPTTLENLVALDYMFLTNNLLTGEVPSWILSNKNNFDLSYNNFSGSLTISCQQLPVNLISSFSSSQSSWCLQKDLPCSTKAKHYSLFINCGGSRMEFNGNQYEEDLSTVGSSDFISSSEKWGYSSTGVYMGNDDADYTATNTLPLNVNGPEFYQTARLSPLSLKYYGLCMLKGSYKVQLHFAEIMYSDNDTFTGLGKRIFDVSIQGNLVLKDFNIMKEAGGAGKDIVKEFNVLVNGSTLEIHLYWKGKGTTAIPDRGVYGPLISAITVTPNFKVDIGGGGLSAGAIAGIVVASCVLIVLILAVLRYMGYLGGKDLEDKELRGLELQTGYFTLRQIKAATGNFDPSNKIGEGGFGPVYKGVLPDGAVIAVKQLSSKSKQGNREFVNEIGMISALQHPNLVKLFGCCIEGNQLLLIYEYMENNSLARALFGREEQRLHLDWKTRKKICMGIARGLAYLHEESRLKIVHRDIKATNVLLDKDLNAKISDFGLAKLDEEENTHISTRIAGTIGYMAPEYAMRGYLTDKADVYSFGIVALEIVSGKSNTNYRPKEEYVYLLDGAYVLQEQGNMLELVDPDLGSNYSKEEAMTMLNLALLCTNPSPTLRPPMSSVVSMLEGKSPIQAPLIKRDTMEQDARFKAFERLSQDSQTPVSTFSQDSHVRGTSMEGPWIDSSVSLASKNESHEHSSTSMQLKDLYDVNLQ
- the LOC112167961 gene encoding transcription initiation factor IIA subunit 1 isoform X1, which encodes MTSGVVYLNVVQDVINKVRPEFIDGPGEKLLVQLQATWEAKMMQAGVVGTPAVDLNVPAFPQFPLHVPVQLQPPLPATGENLYDTIPTGAPFMQPPYPRMTSQTYQTAGDGFITQQVGAGEVFKIEDSGGSSSTSAKVEGNDEPPLNEDDDDDLDDVEEGEEELNTQNLVLAQFEKVKRTKSKWKCTLKDGIMHMNNKDILFNKAAGDFDF
- the LOC112167961 gene encoding transcription initiation factor IIA subunit 1 isoform X2, whose translation is MMQAGVVGTPAVDLNVPAFPQFPLHVPVQLQPPLPATGENLYDTIPTGAPFMQPPYPRMTSQTYQTAGDGFITQQVGAGEVFKIEDSGGSSSTSAKVEGNDEPPLNEDDDDDLDDVEEGEEELNTQNLVLAQFEKVKRTKSKWKCTLKDGIMHMNNKDILFNKAAGDFDF